In Bacillus sp. KH172YL63, one genomic interval encodes:
- the rplQ gene encoding 50S ribosomal protein L17 produces MAYRKLGRTSAQRKAMLRDLATDLIINERIETTETRAKELRSVVEKMITLGKRGDIHARRQAGAFIRKEVANAENNQDALQKLFSDIAPRYTERQGGYTRIMKVGPRRGDGAPMAIIELV; encoded by the coding sequence ATGGCTTACAGAAAGTTAGGACGTACTAGTGCACAGCGTAAAGCTATGCTACGTGATTTAGCTACAGACCTAATCATTAACGAGCGCATCGAAACAACTGAAACTCGTGCGAAAGAGCTTCGTTCTGTTGTGGAAAAAATGATCACTCTAGGTAAACGTGGTGACATTCACGCGCGTCGTCAAGCTGGTGCATTCATTCGTAAAGAAGTTGCAAACGCTGAAAACAACCAAGATGCTTTACAAAAGTTATTCTCTGACATCGCTCCTCGTTACACAGAGCGTCAAGGCGGATATACTCGCATTATGAAGGTTGGTCCTCGCCGTGGTGACGGTGCTCCAATGGCAATCATCGAATTAGTTTAA
- the truA gene encoding tRNA pseudouridine(38-40) synthase TruA: MQRVKCTIAYDGTHFHGYQVQPRERTVQGVIEEILSTIHKGEQIRISGSGRTDSGVHANGQVFHFDTPLSIPEEKWPVVLNTRLPDEVTVKEAAFVSTDFHSRFSVVQKEYRYRVYTGQSRSPFNRHFALHHPQPLSVTDMKRAAASLIGEHDFTSFCSAKTEVEDKVRKIHRIDIQEHGEEIIFSFVGNGFLYNMVRILVGTLLEVGSGNRAADDMAPILEARDRDRAGKTAPPHGLYLWKVDYGSDEN; the protein is encoded by the coding sequence ATGCAAAGAGTGAAATGTACCATTGCATATGATGGGACCCATTTTCATGGGTATCAGGTTCAACCCCGTGAGAGAACCGTACAAGGGGTCATAGAAGAGATCCTGTCGACCATCCATAAAGGAGAACAGATTCGCATCAGTGGATCTGGCCGGACGGATTCAGGTGTCCATGCGAACGGGCAGGTGTTTCATTTCGATACACCGCTGTCCATCCCCGAAGAGAAATGGCCGGTCGTATTGAATACCCGGCTGCCGGATGAAGTGACCGTGAAAGAGGCGGCCTTCGTTTCAACTGACTTTCATTCGAGATTCTCTGTTGTACAGAAGGAATATCGGTACCGTGTATACACCGGTCAGTCGCGCAGCCCGTTCAACAGGCATTTCGCCCTTCATCATCCCCAGCCATTGTCGGTGACGGATATGAAGAGGGCTGCCGCCTCGTTGATCGGTGAGCATGACTTTACGAGCTTTTGCTCTGCAAAGACCGAGGTGGAAGATAAGGTAAGGAAGATCCACCGCATCGACATCCAGGAACATGGTGAAGAAATCATTTTCTCCTTTGTCGGGAATGGATTTCTCTATAACATGGTGAGGATTCTTGTCGGCACTTTGCTGGAGGTAGGTTCTGGTAACAGAGCTGCGGATGATATGGCCCCCATCCTGGAAGCGAGGGATCGTGACCGGGCAGGCAAGACGGCCCCGCCCCACGGATTGTATTTGTGGAAGGTGGATTATGGGTCTGATGAGAATTAG
- a CDS encoding DNA-directed RNA polymerase subunit alpha, with protein MIEIEKPKIETVEISDDATYGKFVVEPLERGYGTTLGNSLRRILLSSLPGAAVTSIQIDGVLHEFSTIEGVVEDVTSIILNIKKLALKIYSDEEKTLEIDVQGEGVVTAADITHDSDVEVLNPDLHIATLSKSGHFRVRLSASRGRGYRPADQNKREDLPIGVIPIDSIYTPVSRVNYQVENTRVGQMTNYDKLSLDVWTDGSIGPKEAISLGAKILTEHLNIFVGLTDEAQNAEIMVEKEEDQKEKVLEMTIEELDLSVRSYNCLKRAGINTVQELANKTEEDMMKVRNLGRKSLEEVKVKLEDLGLGLRKDD; from the coding sequence ATGATCGAAATTGAAAAGCCAAAAATTGAAACGGTTGAGATCAGCGATGATGCCACATATGGAAAGTTCGTCGTAGAACCACTTGAGCGTGGATATGGTACAACTTTGGGTAACTCCTTACGTCGTATCCTACTATCGTCACTCCCAGGTGCTGCTGTCACATCTATTCAAATAGATGGCGTACTGCATGAGTTTTCAACAATTGAAGGCGTCGTAGAGGATGTCACATCCATCATTTTGAACATTAAGAAGCTTGCGTTGAAGATTTACTCTGATGAAGAGAAGACGCTTGAGATCGATGTACAAGGTGAAGGAGTCGTAACGGCTGCAGACATTACACATGATTCTGATGTCGAAGTGTTAAATCCTGATTTACACATCGCAACTTTATCAAAAAGTGGTCACTTCCGTGTACGTTTGAGTGCATCCCGTGGTCGTGGGTACAGACCAGCAGACCAAAACAAACGTGAGGATCTTCCTATTGGCGTGATCCCAATCGATTCTATTTACACTCCAGTTTCACGCGTTAACTATCAAGTCGAAAATACTCGTGTTGGTCAAATGACGAACTACGATAAACTTTCCCTTGATGTATGGACTGATGGAAGTATTGGACCAAAAGAAGCGATTTCTTTAGGTGCTAAGATTCTAACAGAACACTTAAATATTTTCGTTGGCCTTACAGATGAAGCGCAGAATGCTGAAATCATGGTAGAAAAAGAAGAAGACCAAAAAGAAAAAGTTCTAGAGATGACCATCGAAGAATTGGATCTTTCTGTTCGTTCTTACAACTGCCTGAAGCGTGCTGGAATCAATACTGTTCAAGAGCTTGCTAACAAAACTGAAGAAGATATGATGAAAGTTCGTAATTTAGGACGTAAATCCCTGGAAGAGGTTAAAGTTAAGCTTGAAGACCTTGGACTTGGACTACGCAAAGACGACTGA
- the rpsK gene encoding 30S ribosomal protein S11 produces MARKTNTRKRRVKKNIEAGIAHIRSTFNNTIVTITDVHGNAVAWSSAGSLGFRGSRKSTPFAAQMAAETAAKASQEHGLKTLEVTVKGPGAGREAAIRALQAAGLEVTAIRDVTPVPHNGCRPPKRRRV; encoded by the coding sequence ATGGCACGTAAAACTAACACTCGTAAACGTCGTGTGAAAAAGAATATCGAAGCTGGTATTGCACACATTCGTTCTACATTCAATAACACAATCGTAACTATTACTGATGTTCACGGAAATGCTGTTGCATGGTCAAGTGCAGGTTCACTAGGATTTAGAGGTTCTCGTAAATCAACTCCATTCGCAGCGCAAATGGCAGCTGAAACTGCAGCAAAAGCTTCTCAAGAACATGGTTTAAAAACTCTTGAAGTAACAGTTAAAGGCCCTGGTGCTGGTCGTGAAGCAGCTATCCGTGCTCTTCAAGCAGCTGGTCTAGAAGTTACTGCAATCAGAGACGTTACTCCAGTTCCTCATAATGGATGCCGTCCACCAAAACGTCGCCGCGTTTAA
- the rpsM gene encoding 30S ribosomal protein S13, whose amino-acid sequence MARIAGVDIPRDKRVVISLTYIYGIGKNTAAKILSESGVSEDTRVRDLTDDELGKIRDIVDKLKVEGDLRREVSLNIKRLMEIGSYRGLRHRRGLPVRGQHTKNNARTRKGPRKTVANKKK is encoded by the coding sequence ATGGCACGTATTGCTGGTGTAGACATTCCACGTGACAAACGTGTTGTCATTTCATTAACATACATCTACGGTATTGGTAAAAATACTGCAGCGAAAATCTTATCTGAATCAGGTGTATCTGAGGATACTCGCGTTCGCGATCTTACAGACGACGAACTAGGAAAGATTCGTGATATCGTTGATAAATTAAAAGTAGAAGGTGATCTTCGTCGTGAAGTATCACTAAACATCAAACGTCTTATGGAAATCGGTTCATACCGCGGTCTTCGTCACCGTCGTGGACTACCTGTTCGTGGACAACATACGAAGAACAATGCTCGTACACGTAAAGGTCCTCGTAAGACTGTAGCTAACAAGAAAAAATAA
- a CDS encoding energy-coupling factor ABC transporter ATP-binding protein, with protein MNEIIKVEDVHFRYQDQTDYALKGISLTVRQGEWLAIVGHNGSGKSTLAKMLNGLHFPEKGQVTVDGLHLSEDTIWDIRKKLGMVFQNPDNQFVGATVEDDVAFGLENHGVPYETMVQRVTDALKSVHMEDFLDQEPHHLSGGQKQRVAIAGVIALQPSIIILDEATSMLDPKGKKEVLETVRKLKEEEDLTVISITHDLEEATKADRMIVLNQGNVFKEGTPEEIFLLEDELKKLGLDSPFTVKLAGALKEAGIPLSKTYFTEEELVSELCKSHFNK; from the coding sequence TTGAATGAAATCATTAAAGTGGAAGATGTTCATTTCAGGTATCAGGACCAAACTGATTACGCACTCAAAGGCATCAGCCTGACGGTCCGTCAAGGTGAATGGCTTGCGATTGTCGGTCATAACGGATCTGGTAAATCCACATTGGCGAAAATGTTGAATGGGCTTCATTTTCCGGAAAAGGGTCAAGTGACGGTGGACGGGCTTCATCTTTCCGAAGACACGATATGGGACATCCGCAAGAAGCTGGGTATGGTCTTTCAGAATCCCGATAATCAGTTTGTAGGTGCTACAGTTGAAGATGATGTGGCTTTTGGGTTAGAAAACCATGGAGTACCTTATGAAACGATGGTACAAAGAGTCACCGACGCCCTAAAAAGTGTCCATATGGAAGATTTTCTTGATCAAGAGCCGCACCATTTATCGGGTGGTCAGAAGCAGCGTGTTGCGATTGCCGGTGTCATTGCCCTGCAGCCTTCGATCATCATATTGGACGAAGCGACATCGATGCTTGATCCCAAAGGAAAAAAAGAGGTGCTTGAAACGGTCAGAAAGCTGAAAGAAGAAGAAGACTTGACCGTGATTTCCATCACCCATGACCTGGAAGAGGCAACGAAAGCCGACAGGATGATCGTGCTGAATCAAGGAAATGTCTTTAAAGAAGGGACACCTGAGGAGATCTTCTTACTCGAAGATGAGTTGAAGAAGCTTGGGCTAGATTCCCCATTTACCGTCAAGCTTGCCGGTGCACTAAAAGAGGCGGGGATCCCCCTGTCCAAAACTTATTTCACAGAAGAAGAGTTGGTGAGTGAATTATGCAAATCACATTTCAACAAGTAG
- a CDS encoding adenylate kinase — protein sequence MNIVLMGLPGAGKGTQAEKIVDKYGIPHISTGDMFRAAIKEGTELGLKAKSFMDNGDLVPDEVTIGIVRERLSKEDCEKGFLLDGFPRTVAQAEALDNILADLGKKMNYVINIDVDKDILMERLTGRRICKECGATYHLVFNPPTEKDVCDRCGGELYQRADDNEETVQNRLDVNIKQSQPLLAYYEDKGYLKNIDGQQDIHRVFDDIDELLGGLS from the coding sequence GTGAATATCGTTCTTATGGGCTTACCAGGCGCAGGAAAAGGCACTCAAGCTGAAAAAATCGTAGACAAATATGGTATCCCCCATATCTCTACAGGCGATATGTTCCGTGCAGCTATTAAAGAAGGTACTGAACTAGGCTTGAAAGCTAAATCATTCATGGATAACGGCGATCTTGTTCCTGATGAAGTGACAATCGGCATCGTCCGTGAACGATTAAGCAAAGAGGACTGTGAAAAAGGCTTCTTACTGGATGGGTTTCCGAGAACGGTTGCTCAGGCAGAAGCACTTGATAACATCCTTGCTGATCTTGGTAAAAAGATGAATTATGTCATTAATATAGATGTAGATAAGGACATCCTGATGGAGCGCTTGACAGGTCGCAGGATCTGTAAAGAGTGCGGCGCTACTTATCATCTTGTCTTTAATCCGCCAACAGAAAAGGACGTTTGTGATCGCTGCGGCGGTGAGTTATATCAACGCGCAGATGATAACGAAGAAACGGTTCAAAACCGTCTGGACGTTAACATCAAACAATCCCAACCACTATTGGCATACTACGAAGATAAGGGCTATCTGAAAAACATTGACGGTCAACAAGACATCCATAGAGTGTTTGATGACATTGATGAACTACTTGGAGGCCTTTCATAA
- the infA gene encoding translation initiation factor IF-1 produces the protein MAKDDVIEVEGKVAETLPNAMFKVELENGHTVLAHVSGKIRMHFIRILPGDKVTVELSPYDLTRGRITYRYK, from the coding sequence ATGGCTAAGGATGATGTAATTGAAGTTGAAGGTAAAGTTGCCGAGACTTTGCCCAATGCGATGTTTAAGGTAGAATTAGAAAACGGTCATACAGTACTGGCACATGTTTCAGGAAAGATCCGTATGCATTTCATTCGTATCCTACCTGGTGACAAGGTAACAGTAGAACTATCACCGTATGACTTAACTCGTGGTAGAATCACTTATCGTTATAAATAA
- a CDS encoding energy-coupling factor ABC transporter ATP-binding protein: protein MQITFQQVEYRYSFNTPFEKLAIQDINLSIPTGQFLAVIGHTGSGKSTLLQHLNGLLKPTAGVVKVGDYEIKPKQKAKSLKPVRQKVGIVFQFPEHQLFEETVLKDICYGPMNFGVSEEEAISRAKELIVKVGLSTDVLQKSPFDLSGGQMRRVAIAGVLAMNPEVIVLDEPTAGLDPRGQQEIMDMFYDLHKEKGLTTILVTHSMEDAAHYADEIAIMQKGQLKRKGIPQEIFSHPDELFEMGLDVPDVVRFQYQFEQRTGKKLPNTCLTLEELASAIGQMKDGGEAL from the coding sequence ATGCAAATCACATTTCAACAAGTAGAGTACAGATATTCATTCAACACTCCATTCGAGAAGCTTGCCATCCAGGATATCAATCTGTCGATTCCGACAGGTCAGTTCCTTGCGGTGATCGGGCATACAGGTTCAGGAAAGTCCACGCTTCTTCAGCATTTAAACGGACTGCTGAAACCGACGGCAGGCGTCGTCAAGGTAGGGGATTACGAAATCAAGCCGAAGCAGAAAGCGAAGAGCTTAAAGCCTGTCAGGCAGAAAGTCGGGATCGTTTTCCAGTTCCCCGAGCATCAGCTATTTGAAGAAACGGTGCTGAAGGATATCTGCTATGGGCCGATGAATTTCGGTGTATCAGAGGAAGAAGCAATCAGCCGGGCGAAAGAGCTGATCGTCAAGGTTGGGTTATCGACGGATGTATTGCAGAAATCCCCTTTTGATCTATCTGGAGGACAGATGAGGCGTGTGGCGATTGCCGGCGTGCTGGCAATGAACCCTGAAGTCATCGTTCTCGATGAGCCGACAGCAGGACTGGACCCGAGAGGACAGCAAGAGATCATGGACATGTTCTATGACCTTCATAAGGAAAAAGGACTGACCACGATCCTTGTCACCCACAGCATGGAAGATGCCGCTCATTATGCAGATGAGATTGCGATCATGCAGAAGGGACAGTTGAAACGGAAAGGGATACCCCAGGAGATCTTCTCCCATCCAGATGAACTGTTTGAAATGGGACTCGACGTCCCGGATGTCGTCCGTTTTCAATATCAGTTTGAACAGCGAACAGGAAAGAAGCTTCCGAACACCTGTTTGACCTTGGAGGAATTGGCATCTGCCATCGGTCAGATGAAGGATGGGGGTGAAGCGCTATGA
- a CDS encoding DUF2521 family protein, with protein sequence MNVITTFNTKRREKQIKTERTLLKEISIKMLQESVRKHFGYIKVQGGVFMQQGFDEACFDVAIEAYLLGGKVSKFGHSGENLEAVKKRCADEMKHFIDTLYNFWLYWSEMGVSNEVDESFYYCCEHFVETWWNEGYEKGIKRLKLRLH encoded by the coding sequence TTGAACGTTATTACAACTTTCAATACAAAGAGAAGAGAAAAGCAAATTAAGACGGAAAGAACATTATTGAAGGAAATTTCCATTAAAATGCTTCAGGAGAGTGTGAGGAAGCATTTTGGATATATAAAAGTGCAAGGCGGTGTCTTTATGCAGCAGGGCTTTGACGAGGCGTGTTTCGATGTGGCGATCGAAGCATATCTCCTGGGAGGCAAGGTAAGCAAGTTTGGTCACTCGGGAGAGAACCTTGAAGCGGTAAAGAAGCGGTGTGCCGATGAAATGAAGCACTTCATCGATACGCTCTATAATTTCTGGCTGTACTGGTCCGAGATGGGTGTGTCGAATGAAGTGGACGAGTCCTTCTATTATTGCTGTGAGCATTTTGTGGAAACCTGGTGGAATGAAGGATATGAAAAGGGCATCAAGCGGCTTAAATTACGCCTGCACTAA
- the map gene encoding type I methionyl aminopeptidase: MIISKTPREIEIMRHAGKIVALTHAELQKHISPGISTKELDAIAENFIRKHDAIPSFKGYNGFRGSICASVNNELVHGIPGDRILKDGDIISIDIGAKYNGYHGDSAWTYPVGTIDDETQRLLDVTEESLFLGLKEAKPGERLSNISHSIQTFVEANGFSIVREYVGHGVGQDLHEDPQIPHYGPPNKGPRLKPGMVLAIEPMVNAGSRYVRTLSDNWTVVTVDDKMCAHFEHTIAITEEGYEILTKA; this comes from the coding sequence ATGATCATTTCTAAGACTCCGCGAGAGATTGAGATCATGCGACATGCTGGAAAGATTGTGGCATTGACTCATGCGGAATTGCAAAAGCATATTTCTCCGGGAATATCGACGAAGGAATTGGATGCAATTGCTGAAAATTTCATTCGTAAACATGATGCAATTCCATCTTTTAAAGGGTATAATGGGTTTCGTGGCAGCATCTGTGCTTCAGTCAACAATGAGTTGGTACATGGAATTCCAGGAGATCGGATCCTGAAGGATGGCGATATAATCAGCATCGATATCGGTGCTAAATATAACGGTTATCACGGGGATTCAGCTTGGACCTATCCAGTTGGAACAATAGATGATGAAACCCAGAGGCTTCTCGATGTCACAGAGGAATCTTTATTCCTTGGACTTAAGGAAGCTAAACCAGGCGAACGTCTGTCGAATATCTCTCATAGTATACAAACTTTTGTTGAAGCAAATGGCTTTTCTATCGTTCGAGAGTATGTAGGGCACGGAGTTGGTCAAGACTTACATGAGGACCCGCAAATTCCTCATTATGGACCACCCAACAAAGGTCCTCGTTTAAAGCCTGGCATGGTACTGGCTATTGAACCAATGGTTAATGCAGGAAGTCGATATGTTAGGACGTTATCAGATAACTGGACAGTTGTCACAGTTGATGATAAAATGTGTGCGCACTTTGAACACACCATTGCAATTACTGAAGAAGGCTATGAGATATTGACGAAAGCCTAA
- the rplM gene encoding 50S ribosomal protein L13 — MRTTYMAKANQIDRKWFVVDAEGKTLGRLSSEVASILRGKHKPTFTPHVDTGDHVIILNASKIELTGKKLTDKIYYRHTNHPGGLKQRTALEMRTNYSEKMLELTIKGMLPKGSLGRQMFKKLHVYAGAEHPHQAQQPEVYELRG; from the coding sequence ATGCGTACAACGTATATGGCTAAAGCCAACCAAATCGATCGTAAATGGTTCGTTGTAGATGCTGAAGGAAAAACTCTTGGACGTCTTTCAAGTGAAGTTGCTTCAATTCTACGCGGAAAACACAAACCAACATTCACACCACATGTTGACACTGGTGATCATGTGATCATTCTTAATGCTTCAAAAATTGAACTAACTGGTAAAAAGTTAACGGACAAGATCTACTACCGTCACACTAATCACCCAGGTGGTTTAAAACAACGTACAGCATTAGAAATGCGTACAAACTACTCAGAGAAAATGTTAGAGCTTACTATCAAAGGTATGCTTCCAAAAGGTTCTCTAGGTCGTCAAATGTTCAAGAAATTACACGTTTATGCTGGAGCAGAGCATCCACATCAAGCACAACAACCTGAAGTTTACGAACTTCGTGGATAA
- a CDS encoding energy-coupling factor transporter transmembrane component T family protein — MMEKMIFGRYVPAKSILHMMDPRAKLLFIFGFICVVFLANNVMTYALLGLFTFFALILSNLSIRFIIGGLKPILWLILFTFFLHVFFTKEGPVVLDLGLLSVHEEGLRQGIFISLRFFYLILVTSLLTLTTSPITITDGLETLLNPLRKIKFPVHELALMMSISLRFIPTLMEETDKIMKAQIARGAEFSSGPVKDRIKAIVPLLIPLFVSAFKRAEDLATAMEARGYQGGEGRTKYRLLSWHKKDTGAMIVLVLLTAVLLIFRG; from the coding sequence ATGATGGAGAAAATGATCTTCGGTCGTTACGTCCCGGCGAAATCCATCCTGCATATGATGGATCCACGGGCAAAGCTTCTGTTCATTTTTGGCTTTATATGTGTTGTATTTCTTGCCAACAATGTGATGACCTATGCATTGCTCGGTCTTTTTACGTTTTTTGCACTTATTCTATCCAACCTTTCTATCCGATTCATCATCGGTGGGCTGAAGCCGATTTTATGGTTGATTCTGTTTACATTCTTCCTCCACGTGTTCTTCACGAAGGAAGGACCGGTTGTACTGGACCTGGGATTGTTATCGGTTCATGAGGAAGGCTTGAGGCAGGGGATTTTCATTTCGTTGAGATTCTTTTATCTTATCCTTGTCACGTCACTTCTGACGTTGACAACGTCTCCGATCACCATCACAGACGGACTCGAGACGTTGTTGAATCCATTGAGGAAGATCAAGTTCCCTGTTCATGAGCTTGCTCTAATGATGTCGATTTCTCTTCGGTTCATCCCTACGCTGATGGAGGAAACAGACAAGATCATGAAAGCGCAGATCGCCAGGGGCGCTGAATTTTCTTCTGGCCCGGTGAAAGACCGGATCAAAGCGATTGTCCCTTTATTGATCCCGCTCTTCGTCAGTGCCTTTAAGCGGGCAGAAGACCTTGCGACCGCCATGGAAGCAAGGGGGTATCAAGGGGGAGAAGGAAGAACGAAATACAGGCTGCTGTCCTGGCATAAGAAGGATACGGGTGCGATGATCGTACTTGTCCTCCTGACAGCCGTTCTGCTCATCTTCAGAGGATAA
- the rpmJ gene encoding 50S ribosomal protein L36, with product MKVRPSVKPICEKCKVIRRKGKVMVICENPKHKQKQG from the coding sequence ATGAAAGTTAGACCATCTGTTAAACCAATCTGCGAAAAATGTAAAGTTATTCGTAGAAAAGGTAAAGTTATGGTTATCTGTGAAAACCCTAAACACAAACAAAAACAAGGCTAA
- a CDS encoding KOW domain-containing RNA-binding protein — MESDSTAPRIGQIVQTLKGRETGCYSVVVQQLDERFVLIADGDKRKFDRAKRKNIAHLHLCDYVSPEVQNSMMETGRVTNGKLRYAVSKFVNEVLNDEKKGDMFDG, encoded by the coding sequence ATCGAGTCAGATTCGACGGCCCCGAGGATTGGCCAGATTGTTCAAACCCTTAAAGGGAGAGAAACAGGATGCTACTCGGTCGTTGTTCAGCAATTGGATGAACGTTTTGTACTTATAGCAGATGGAGATAAACGTAAGTTCGATCGCGCCAAGCGAAAGAACATTGCCCATCTTCACTTGTGTGACTATGTTTCTCCAGAAGTTCAAAACAGTATGATGGAAACAGGTAGAGTGACGAACGGTAAACTGCGTTATGCTGTTTCAAAGTTTGTTAACGAAGTTTTAAATGATGAGAAGAAGGGAGACATGTTCGATGGCTAA
- the secY gene encoding preprotein translocase subunit SecY, with product MFQTVSNFMRVGDIRNKIIFTLLMLIVFRLGTFIPVPNVDANVLKMQDQAGILGFLNTFGGGALQNFSIFAMGIMPYITASIIVQLLQMDVVPKFTEWSKQGEVGRRKLAQFTRYFTIVLGFIQAIGMSYGFNRIYGGMLIQSPGVSTYLLIALVLTAGTAFLMWLGEQITAKGVGNGISILIFAGIVAAIPNTVNQIYAQQIEGAGEQLFLRIVVLALLVLAVIAIVVGVVFIQQALRKIPIQYAKRLVGRSPVGGQSTHLPLKVNAAGVIPVIFAISFIITPQTISSFFGENDVTSTIQYIFDYTKPVGMIIYVALIVAFTYFYAFIQVNPEQMAENLKKQGGYIPGIRPGKTTQEYLTRVLYRLTFVGAIFLAVISVLPVFFINFAGLPPAAQIGGTSLLIVVGVALETMKQLEAQLVKRHYKGFIK from the coding sequence ATGTTTCAAACTGTCTCCAATTTTATGCGCGTGGGTGATATAAGAAATAAAATTATCTTCACCCTTCTAATGTTAATAGTCTTTCGTCTTGGTACCTTTATTCCGGTACCAAACGTAGACGCTAATGTATTGAAAATGCAAGACCAGGCAGGAATTCTCGGATTCCTGAATACATTTGGTGGCGGTGCATTACAGAACTTCTCCATCTTCGCGATGGGAATCATGCCTTACATTACCGCTTCGATCATCGTACAGCTCCTGCAAATGGATGTTGTGCCGAAGTTCACGGAGTGGTCAAAGCAAGGTGAAGTAGGTCGCCGCAAATTAGCTCAGTTCACACGTTATTTCACTATCGTTCTTGGATTTATCCAGGCTATAGGTATGTCCTACGGCTTCAACAGAATTTACGGTGGAATGCTTATTCAAAGCCCAGGAGTCAGTACGTACCTACTAATAGCGTTAGTTCTAACAGCTGGTACGGCTTTTCTTATGTGGTTGGGTGAACAAATCACGGCTAAAGGTGTGGGGAATGGAATCTCGATCCTGATCTTTGCAGGTATCGTAGCTGCTATCCCTAACACTGTAAACCAAATCTATGCTCAACAAATCGAAGGTGCAGGCGAGCAGCTTTTCCTTCGTATTGTGGTTCTTGCACTTCTTGTTTTAGCAGTTATTGCAATCGTGGTTGGAGTCGTGTTTATTCAACAGGCACTTCGCAAAATTCCGATTCAATATGCAAAACGTTTAGTGGGGCGTAGTCCGGTTGGTGGACAATCAACACATCTACCTTTAAAGGTGAATGCTGCGGGTGTTATTCCAGTTATCTTTGCGATTTCTTTCATTATCACGCCACAGACCATTTCTTCCTTCTTTGGGGAAAATGATGTGACCAGTACGATTCAGTACATTTTTGATTACACTAAACCAGTTGGTATGATCATCTATGTAGCACTGATCGTTGCCTTTACGTATTTCTATGCTTTCATTCAAGTGAACCCGGAACAAATGGCGGAAAACTTGAAAAAGCAAGGTGGATATATCCCTGGTATCCGTCCAGGTAAAACCACTCAAGAATATCTCACTCGCGTTCTGTATCGTCTAACATTTGTTGGGGCTATTTTCTTAGCTGTTATTTCAGTCCTTCCAGTATTCTTCATTAACTTTGCGGGATTACCTCCTGCAGCTCAAATCGGTGGAACAAGCTTACTGATCGTAGTAGGGGTTGCACTTGAGACGATGAAGCAACTAGAGGCACAGTTAGTGAAGCGTCACTACAAAGGATTTATTAAATAA
- the rpsI gene encoding 30S ribosomal protein S9, whose amino-acid sequence MAQVQYYGTGRRKSSVARVRLVPGNGNIVINDREVEVYIPFAALREVIKQPLVATETLGNYDVLVNVNGGGYAGQAGAIRHGIARALLEADPEYRGTLKRAGLLTRDSRMKERKKYGLKGARRAPQFSKR is encoded by the coding sequence TTGGCTCAAGTTCAATATTACGGAACTGGTCGTCGTAAGAGCTCAGTAGCTCGTGTACGTTTAGTACCAGGTAACGGAAACATTGTTATCAATGATCGTGAAGTAGAAGTTTATATCCCATTCGCAGCACTAAGAGAAGTAATTAAGCAACCTCTAGTTGCAACTGAAACTCTTGGTAACTATGACGTTTTAGTAAACGTTAATGGTGGAGGCTATGCTGGTCAAGCTGGTGCGATCCGTCACGGAATCGCTCGTGCTTTACTGGAAGCTGATCCTGAGTACCGCGGTACACTGAAACGCGCTGGATTATTAACTCGTGACTCTCGTATGAAAGAGCGTAAAAAATACGGTCTTAAAGGTGCACGTCGCGCGCCACAATTCTCTAAGCGTTAA